The genomic window ACTCACCCGTCCGCCACCCAAACCGAAGTTCAAGTTGACTTGCATGTGTTAAGCATTCTGTCAGCGTTCATCCTGAGCCAGGATCAAACTCTTCGTTCAATCTCGCTTATAGCTCTTCTTGCTATCTTTTTTTTTTCACCTTTTTTTGGTTGCTTTTTGTCTTTTCTCTATTCTTTTGCTAATGTTCTCTTGCCACCTTCTCAAGTGGACAGTATTCATCTTAACATCCTTATTACTTTTTGTCAACTTATTTTTTTATTTTTTTTATCTTTTGTAAACTGCAACAATAAGCCTCATATTAAGAAAAGTTTTTTTATGCTGTTTAGACTACATTTATGAGCTATATTTTACATTATGTAATCTTTTGGATGTTAATTTTTCCAATATTTTATTTTTATACTTCTTCACTTATATTTTATAAATCTTTTCTTTTTCTTATATGACACCTAATTAATTTATCTTTGCTTTACTCTTCCATATAAACAGCTATATAAACTTCTAAACTTCAAGTTTTAGAGATTTAAAAAACAAAAAAATTTTTTAATTACTTTTTAAAAATTATTTAAAGAATAATTATTGACTTTTTTAATAAATTATGATATAAAGTAAATATCATATAACGTTTCCTTAAATATAGTTTAATTTCTACGAGAAAAGAGCCGAGCTTATAAATAAAGCAACGGCTCTTTTTCTTTATGATTGAATCTATTTAGGCATTTTTTATAATTTTATAAAAATCACTCATTTTTTGGGTACGTAGCTAACAAGTAGCTAACACATAGCTAACACGTAGCTAACAAATTCTTCTTTTATATTTCCATGTTAAAATAAATCTAAAAATTGCATGAAATGTGATTTTATATCTTTTTATAAATTATACATAATATTATAAGAAGCTCATTAGTATTTTTTTACTCTTATCAAAGATAGCTAACAAAATTTCAATTTAATAGTCCAAAGTTTCTATTGCTTCTTCTAATTCATTGACAGTTTTATGAGTATAAGTCTTTTCAGATGTTCTTCTATCACTATGTCCTACTAACTTAATTAATGCAACTTTATTTACATCTAAACTATCCATTCTACTAATAAATGTATGCCTTGTATCATGAATAGTATGTATTTCCAAGCCTAGAGTTTCTATCATTTTTTTAAATCTATTCCTGTAAGTCTGATATGTGACAAGTCTTTTTTCGTCATCCACAATGAATCTTCTACATCCATCTTCTAGTAATTTTTCAAATAGTGGTTTGATTTTTTTATGAATAGGAATAATTCTATCCTTACCAGCTTCTGTTTTTGAACCAGTCTTAAAATATTTTAAGTTTTCCTCTATATTACTTCTATCTAAAGCTAGTAATTCATTTACTCTAACTCCTGTATAAAGTAATATTAATGTTATAGCTACCCATCTATCAGAAGAATTTTCCCATAAAATATCTATATCTTTCTTAGAAAAAGTCTTTCTCTGAATTTTCCTTTCTCCTTGCTCCAATTCTATATAAGCTGAGTAATCAATTGAAACTATCTCCAGTTTTATGGCATAAATATATACATTTTTTAATATAGCTACAACTGTTTTTAGAGAACTTTTAGCATTAATAGTATCCACAAATTCTTCTAAATCCTTATATTTTAAACTCTTAAAATCTTTATCATCCAGCTTTGAAAGATGTTTATTATACATCGATTCATAAACTTTAACTGTTTGCAAGGAAAATTTCATTTTGTTTCTATCCCACCACTTTTCATAAATTTCTTTAAAAGTAACAACATTTTTTGCTGTTATATCTTTTGTTACATCAAAATTTCCTAATGCTGTAATAGCTTCATTTTTTGTGGTAAATGTGCCAATAGTTACTTTTATTTGCTTTACTTTATTATCTGTCATTTCCCATTTAACAGTTTTAACTGCAACCCAAGGTTTTCTTCTGTTTCCATTAAGTTTATACACTGTTCCTGCTCCATTTGGATTTTTCATTTTCTTTCTCTCCTTTAAATATTTTCTTTATAAAAATACCAAAGAATGATAAACTTTATTTGAGAGATAGAGTTATATCATTCTTTGGTATTTCTCTTGTGAGTCTAATTAATTAACCAATTGATTGGACTCTTTTTTTATTTTTAAATAATCCTCAAGCCTATTCCTATTTATATAGTAAGTCCAGTGCCGTGAATTATTTATTTTGGTAGCTTCAGCAAATTCTTTAAATTTACCATTCTGTAAGAAAACTCTTAAAGTTTGCTGTGGTAGACCTAATTTTTGTGAAGCTTCTTTAATTGAAACTCTAGGATCTGTATTCATATTTTCCTCCTTCATCTATATATATGATATATAATTTAATTATTCTTAATTACTTTATATATCAATATATTTAGTAAAGTTTATCAATTTATACCCATTATTACTAATACCAAAATCTCTTTTAGGGATATCTCCATCAAAAATAAAATTATTGTCTTTTAGTTCTTCAATTAAATAGTGGTAATTCAGAACTTCTTCAATCATCGGATCCTTTTTATACAAAGGTATAGATATAATATCTGTGAATCTTCCTTGCTTAATATATTCCATATTTAAAGCCATTCGATTTACATATTGTCTGTTTTCTTCCATAAAAATGAAGAAAGTCTCTTTAAAAGAATCTTCTACAGATTTTAAATTGATACTTAATGAATCTGTACTTAGTTTAAAGTATTCTTGCTTTACCTCTTGAAAATCATTACTAGCTTCAAAAACATCAGCAATAAAACTTTTTTTATTTTTCTTACACCATTTATATTCTCTCTGATTCTCAATCTTCCCATAAATATTAAGAGCAATTTTTCTCAAGTAGTTTTCATTTTTAAACTTAACTATTGCTCTGTTTTCTAAAAAATGTGCCTCTTCAATCTGTGAAGTATCATCATATAAAAGATTTAATGCCAGTTTTCTACCTTCTTTGCTCTCAAAATAAAAAGGTTTATATACTCCATTTCCTATTTCTATAATACTTTTGGCAATAGCATATAAACCTTTAAACATATCACTACTTTCTTCCAGCTCCTTATCATCACCGAGAAAATAATTTAAACAGTCTATAATTTTACAGATTTTTTTGTATGCTCTCATATCACATTCTTCAACAGAATAGTTTTTTGATCCCTTTCTATTATCATTAGTAGTTGAGTTTCCAGAAGTTTCAAGGATTAAAATATTATTTGAAATTTCTTCCATTAAGAAAGATGGTAAAATTATAAATCTTTGCTTTATTTGCTCAGTTAATAAAGAAGAAGGTAATGAATTAAAATATTCAAGGTCAAACTTCTGAGGAAACTCTGTACAGTTACTATAATCTTTTAAGTAGTATTTGTCATCAGGATTCCCTAATATTACTAAACTTGTTCTTTCTGAATTATCAGCATTTTCAATTCTTTCAACATTATCTCCATTGGTATGTGTAAGTATTGGTGACATAACTTGTGGGTCACTGATATTTATTTCTGTTCCCTGTTCTAAAAAAACAATTGATTTTCCCTTAGTTAATAGTCCTTGTTCTTTACTTTTCATGTCTCCAAAAAGATAAGCTAAACTTGTATTTGTCAATTCTGCAATATTTTCATTGGAACAACTTTCTTTTATAAGAGTTGTCTTTCCAATTCCTGGAGGTCCTATACTTATCATATGTCCATCTTTGATTAAAGCTGGTAGTTGATGAAGAATTATCAACAGTTTATTCTCCAATGTTATTTTATCTGGATTGATTCCTTTAGTTTTTATAAAATTATCCATAGTTTCTTTTAGATTATTCATAATTTTTTATCTCCTTTTTATACCCTTCTAAAATTTTTAAATTTGCTACCATTTCCTTAGGAATCACTTCTCCAGTATCAGCTGCTAAAAAGAGATACTTTTCATCTGTTAAAGCTCTAAATAAATCTTGTTGTATTGGTTGCCCCAGAGTAGTTTTTAACCCAAGTGAAACCCCTTGTATTTGTATTTTAGGAATTAAATAATCAGTACCTATATATATCAGACCTAAATTAGTTGCTAAAAAATCTCTTTCAATCCTTAAACTTCTGATAATATAATTTTTTTGAATATTTTGAAGTCTTCCCAAAATATTTTCTTGCATAGGTCTTTCAAATGAGTAAACTCCATTAATAATTGCCATATCCTTACCAACTATTTCATAGTTTATACTGGGCAGAACAATCTCAATCAAGGCTTTAAAATACTTTGTTCCACTGTTCTTGTTCAAAATATATAACATCCCATCATTTGTAAAATATAGACTTATATCTTCTAAATCTATTTTTTTCTTTAACAGACCTGGTTCATTAACAAGTCTTGCTTCTAAAAGTTCTTTTGAAGTTCCAGAAGAGTTATTTACAATAGCTGAAGGAACGCCAATAGTTCCTGTAGTAATCCCTGTTGGGTACATAGCTGTATTGAGAAAAGAAAAGGTATTACAGTAAGGTAATCCATTATATTCTTGATATAGTCCTTGATTCAAAACTCCATAAGTTGTTTGTAAATTATAATTTGTTTGCATATTTTTTCCTCCTTATTTTTTATTTTTTTATACACATGTATGAATTAGTCATATATTTTCATCTACCTCACCTCCTTTAAGTTCCCAACATTAAAGTATCATCTCTTTTAAAATTTTAAAATCAAAAATTAAAAAAAATTTTTTTCATTAGAAAATTAAAAAATATGTTAATATTTATTGGTAAAATATTTAAAAAATATTTAAAAAAAATATAAAAAAATTTTTAGGAGGTAAAATGCTATATTTTTATTCATTTAATAAAGGAAATAGAGAAGATTTTATAGAATTTATGGAAAAACATTTTTCAGAAGATACAGAGGTAAGTTTTATACATTTTTTAAATAACTCTACTTTTTCGTTGAAAAGAACTCCTTTCTTTCCCTTAAAATATATAAAGTGTTTAA from Fusobacterium russii ATCC 25533 includes these protein-coding regions:
- a CDS encoding tyrosine-type recombinase/integrase, which codes for MKNPNGAGTVYKLNGNRRKPWVAVKTVKWEMTDNKVKQIKVTIGTFTTKNEAITALGNFDVTKDITAKNVVTFKEIYEKWWDRNKMKFSLQTVKVYESMYNKHLSKLDDKDFKSLKYKDLEEFVDTINAKSSLKTVVAILKNVYIYAIKLEIVSIDYSAYIELEQGERKIQRKTFSKKDIDILWENSSDRWVAITLILLYTGVRVNELLALDRSNIEENLKYFKTGSKTEAGKDRIIPIHKKIKPLFEKLLEDGCRRFIVDDEKRLVTYQTYRNRFKKMIETLGLEIHTIHDTRHTFISRMDSLDVNKVALIKLVGHSDRRTSEKTYTHKTVNELEEAIETLDY
- a CDS encoding helix-turn-helix domain-containing protein is translated as MNTDPRVSIKEASQKLGLPQQTLRVFLQNGKFKEFAEATKINNSRHWTYYINRNRLEDYLKIKKESNQLVN
- a CDS encoding BREX system Lon protease-like protein BrxL produces the protein MNNLKETMDNFIKTKGINPDKITLENKLLIILHQLPALIKDGHMISIGPPGIGKTTLIKESCSNENIAELTNTSLAYLFGDMKSKEQGLLTKGKSIVFLEQGTEINISDPQVMSPILTHTNGDNVERIENADNSERTSLVILGNPDDKYYLKDYSNCTEFPQKFDLEYFNSLPSSLLTEQIKQRFIILPSFLMEEISNNILILETSGNSTTNDNRKGSKNYSVEECDMRAYKKICKIIDCLNYFLGDDKELEESSDMFKGLYAIAKSIIEIGNGVYKPFYFESKEGRKLALNLLYDDTSQIEEAHFLENRAIVKFKNENYLRKIALNIYGKIENQREYKWCKKNKKSFIADVFEASNDFQEVKQEYFKLSTDSLSINLKSVEDSFKETFFIFMEENRQYVNRMALNMEYIKQGRFTDIISIPLYKKDPMIEEVLNYHYLIEELKDNNFIFDGDIPKRDFGISNNGYKLINFTKYIDI